CACCACACTCTGAGATACCACCTGACACCAACCACTCTCACCTGCTTATTATCTGACCTTATTCCCTTAGTTATAGCCATTTTCGCATCAGTTTTAAATCAAAGCAGTCGGTTTGGCCGCAAAGCATGTTCAATGTAATATTTTTGTTATATAAAATTAACACAAACGCGTTTAAATACCGCCCAAAAATGACAATTAGAGTATTTACTTATGAGCCTATCCCGTCGCGATTTCTTTAAAACCAGCCTGATGCTGTCAACCGTGCCTCTCACACTGGGGCTGAGCGGTTGTACTTTTTCACAAAACCCGTTCAGCCATGGCGTTGCCAGCGGCGACCCATTAGATGACCGGGTGATCTTATGGACCCGCATTACCATTCCGCCCGAGGTGCAGGAGCGGGTAGATATGGCCACGCTCAGCGTCAAAGTGCTCTGGCAGGTCTCGGAGGATCCGCAGTTTTCTGTACTTGTTGCAGAGGGCTTTGAGATCACCGACGGACAACGCGATTTCACCGTTAAGGTTGATGCCAGCGGGCTTGCCCCCGATACCCACTATTATTATCGCTTTATCATTGATGAGCTGGATAAGCCCATTACCTCGCCAACAGGGCGCACCAAAACTCTGCCAGCCTACGATGTTAGCCAGGTTAAGCTGGCCATGACGTCGTGCTCGCACTTTAGCTATGGGTACTTTAATGTGTATGCCCGTATCGCAGAGATTGACGACCTGGATGCCGTGCTACACCTGGGTGACTACCTGTACGAATACGGTAATAAAGATGTCTACCGCAACCCGTTCCTTTGGAACCGTAAAGTTCAGCCAGCTCACGAAATGATAACGCTGGATGACTACCGGGTACGCCATGCCTGCTATAAAACCGACGAAGACTTGCAAACCCTGCATCAGACCCACCCGATGATCTGTATCTGGGATGACCATGAATTTACCAACGACACCTGGTCGGGCGGGGCAGAGAACCATAATGACGGCGAGGGTGACTGGCAAACCCGTAAAGCCGCTGCCATTAAAGCCTATTATGAGTGGATGCCGATCCGTGAACCAAGCGACAACAACCGGGAGCGATCTTATCGCCGTTTCCAGTTTGGATCTTTGCTGGATCTGAATATGCTCGACACCCGTTTGATCGGCCGCGATCAGCAAGTTGAGATCAAAGATCCGGCGCGCCTGGATGAATCACGCACTTTACTGGGCTATACGCAGGAACAATGGCTGTACGACAACCTGTTTGAGGCCAAACAAAACGGCGTACAATGGAAGCTGCTGGGCCAGCAGGTACAGATGATGCAAATTCAGATGCTGGGCAAACCCGTTAATGGCGATGCCTGGGACGGTTACCCGGCTGCGCGCCATCGTTTGCTTGATTTTATTGAACAAAACCAGATAGATAACGTGGTGTTCTTAACCGGTGATGTACACTCGTCATGGGCCGCAAACATCTGTAAAAACCCCTACGACTGGCACGAATACAACCGCTTTACCCACGAAGGAGCCATTGCAGTAGAAATCGTCACTTCGTCGGTCACGTCACCATCAATTCCGGTGCCGGGCCTGCAACAGTTGGTAGGCGATGTCGGTAAAATTTTGATCCCGGAGAATCCTCATATCCGTTATATCGACCTGGCCAACCGCGGCTTTGTCACCCTGGATATCACTCAGGATGAGCTGAATGCCAGCTGGCACCATGTGCCGTTCGTCGGCTTTAAGAATGATCAGTCGCACATTGGCAAGCGCTTTACCGTGAAGGCAGGCAAAGCCAAACTGGTTTAATCGCAGCACAAGTGGCACTTTCTCGCTACCAGGTCGCATCAGTGCCACTTTGTAGCCTTATCCGGCTCTGTGCCTGAGTCATATACTACCAAGCGACACATGCTTCATGGTCCATCTGCTGGTATGGCAGTGTAT
The DNA window shown above is from Pseudoalteromonas viridis and carries:
- a CDS encoding alkaline phosphatase D family protein; amino-acid sequence: MSLSRRDFFKTSLMLSTVPLTLGLSGCTFSQNPFSHGVASGDPLDDRVILWTRITIPPEVQERVDMATLSVKVLWQVSEDPQFSVLVAEGFEITDGQRDFTVKVDASGLAPDTHYYYRFIIDELDKPITSPTGRTKTLPAYDVSQVKLAMTSCSHFSYGYFNVYARIAEIDDLDAVLHLGDYLYEYGNKDVYRNPFLWNRKVQPAHEMITLDDYRVRHACYKTDEDLQTLHQTHPMICIWDDHEFTNDTWSGGAENHNDGEGDWQTRKAAAIKAYYEWMPIREPSDNNRERSYRRFQFGSLLDLNMLDTRLIGRDQQVEIKDPARLDESRTLLGYTQEQWLYDNLFEAKQNGVQWKLLGQQVQMMQIQMLGKPVNGDAWDGYPAARHRLLDFIEQNQIDNVVFLTGDVHSSWAANICKNPYDWHEYNRFTHEGAIAVEIVTSSVTSPSIPVPGLQQLVGDVGKILIPENPHIRYIDLANRGFVTLDITQDELNASWHHVPFVGFKNDQSHIGKRFTVKAGKAKLV